A genome region from Pygocentrus nattereri isolate fPygNat1 chromosome 6, fPygNat1.pri, whole genome shotgun sequence includes the following:
- the gpa33b gene encoding cell surface A33 antigen has translation MDKWKRRICAIGVLLSVVSSSFALDVTISQPTYEVMRGEEVNIMCHFQPKNQVNRLIVITWTAEPDESFDDEGISFGTFYSDDGHVDINQMYEGKAEITSDVDARISQLILKQVTMRESRRIKCRVQIPGDDMGQTSATTLLVVLVAPSAPVCRIQGTAEYGYNLSLTCASDEGSPVPTYQWQSYDVRNVLRSFPPKTTEKDGVLSLFNVSSDTSGYYICTATNKIRSATCNLTLAVMPSTMKIGATAGIIGGCIAGIAVLVLIIYCCCRKKEKPEEFAMGPPVIEYHDTSEKDEKEEDPLDLRRASIEGGIDQREKNELKAEKTSNLRGSEDSDRNSNRRFNVGDDQERTADCREDERRERDEDHRGHYGDRQDRYDDRRDHYDARQDNRDRYDDRYNDRRDRFDDHQYRYDDRRDRYDDRYDDRRDRYDDRQDRYEDRRYHHHNEHQDHYDDRRGHYDDRQGRYDDHRDRYDDRHDDYDDHKNRHRG, from the exons ATGGACAAGTGGAAACGGAGAATTTGTGCAATTGGAGTTCTGCTTTCAG TGGTTTCTTCTTCCTTTGCCTTGGATGTTACTATTTCACAGCCCACATATGAAGTTATGAGAGGCGAGGAGGTGAACATCATGTGTCATTTTCAACCTAAAAACCAAGTGAATCGTCTTATTGTCATCACATGGACTGCCGAACCTGATGAATCGTTCGATGATGAAGGG ATTTCTTTCGGGACCTTTTACTCCGATGATGGCCATGTAGACATTAATCAAATGTATGAGGGCAAAGCCGAGATTACAAGTGATGTAGATGCAAGAATCTCACAACTAATACTGAAACAAGTCACTATGCGAGAGAGCAGACGCATCAAATGTCGAGTTCAGATTCCTGGCGATGACATGGGACAAACTTCAGCCACAACTTTACTTGTGGTCCTGG TTGCACCATCAGCTCCAGTGTGTAGGATTCAAGGCACTGCAGAGTATGGGTATAACCTTAGCCTGACCTGCGCCTCTGATGAGGGCTCCCCAGTTCCCACTTATCAGTGGCAGAGCTACGATGTCAGAAATGTCCTGCGATCTTTTCCACCTAAAACCACTGAGA AAGATGGAGTCCTTTCTCTGTTCAACGTGTCTAGCGACACATCAGGTTACTACATATGCACAGCGACCAATAAGATCCGCTCTGCCACCTGCAACCTCACTTTGGCAGTCATGCCTT CTACCATGAAAATTGGCGCTACAGCAGGCATCATTGGAGGGTGCATTGCAGGAAttgcagttcttgtgctgatcaTTTATTGCTGCtgcagaaaaaaggagaagCCAGAGGAGTTTGCAATGGG gCCTCCAGTGATAGAATACCATGACACATCGgagaaagatgaaaaagaagaagaccCTTTGGATCTGAGGAGGGCTAGCATCGAAGGAGGCATTgaccagagagagaagaatgagcTGAAGGCTGAAAAAACCTCTAACTTGCGCGGCTCTGAAGACAGTGATCGGAATTCGAATCGCCGCTTTAACGTTGGTGATGATCAGGAAAGAACTGCTGACTGCCGAGAAGATGAACGTCGTGAGAGGGATGAGGATCACAGAGGGCACTATGGTGATCGGCAAGATCGCTATGATGACCGCAGAGATCATTATGACGCCCGCCAGGATAACAGAGATCGCTATGATGATCGCTATAATGACCGTAGGGATCGTTTTGATGACCATCAGTATCGCTATGATGATCGCAGGGATCGTTATGATGATCGCTATGATGACCGTAGAGATCGTTATGACGACCGCCAGGACCGCTATGAAGACCGTAGATATCATCATCATAATGAACACCAAGATCATTATGATGACCGCAGAGGTCATTACGATGACCGACAGGGTCGTTATGATGACCACAGAGATCGTTACGATGACCGCCATGATGACTATGATGACCACAAAAATCGTCATCGAGGATAA